The nucleotide sequence CGGCGGGCCCGACCGGCGGGACAGGTTCAGGGACAACCGGGAGAACTACATGCAGACGGAGGCCTGCACGTACAACACGGCCCCGATGGTCGGCATGTTCGCCAAGCTGCACCGGATGGCGCGGCAGGAGAGGGAACACGGGTCGACGACGCCGGTGCCCGTGACGTCCACGGCGGCTGAGGTGTAAATATATAGGATGTAGAGCGGGGGCTGTACAATTTTCCCCATTCTTTGGTTCATTTTTTTGGGGGTTTGAATTTCATTTTGCACAGATCGAGGTTATTGTAtacaagaaagaaaaagaaaaagaaaagggtggAGGCATCGACATGTGCAAATATAAATTCATTACCAGTACATATGAGGGAAAAAAATGACATTCTTAACTTATTGGTCATTCTTGTCTGTACCTTTCCGTCGGCGATTCTTCGTTCGTGCAGTCCAGCTTAACAAAGAGCACGTTATCTTCGCTAACCTGGCGCTATCTAGTTTTCAATGCCAATCTGGCACCATAAGATCACTAGATCAGCTGCAGAACATGAAACAAAGGCACAAACACATGGTCAGACCTCAGAAGAACGGAAATAGTGATGCTTTCACATGATTGCTGTCCTTTCTTTAGAGCAGCTTTCTTAATCATACAGTTtctttagcccttgtttagttgcttCAAAATCCCaattttggcactatgcaaaaagaagattccctgtcatatcaaatttgcggtatatatatggagtactaaatgttgacgaaatcaaaaactaattgcacagtttggttgtactttgcgagacgaacgttttgaacctaattagtcaacgattagacaattattaccaaatacaaacgaaatgctacagtgcactACAGTGACATCGGAATTCAGCCGCCGCCGATTTGGCAggcaactaaacaggcccttagtcgTATAAACTAGGAGTCGGTGAAGATCACCTGCTCTTGCGCCCGAAGAATCACAATCGGTGCTACATAAAATATACATGGAACAAATTATGCCACAGTTCAGATGCTTCATTACCCACATCAGAGCCCAATAAGAACACAAGGGCCGTATCAACAAGCATGTGCTTATTCCAGCCCAACAATGAATTGCACAGTATAATCATACTGAAGTATAGCACCACGAATGAACATGTGGTTTAGTCTAAAAGAATGGGAAGAAAAATGATACATGAATGGGTGTAAAGAATACATTTGCCAGTTTGATGGGAAGACTTACAGCAGAATCGTACAAAACCAAAATCAACTGATCCGAGGCAACAAAATCCCACAGGCTGAGGATTCAAAAGATCAATACCTCCAAAACGATCGGGAATGACAATCATCAATGACCTATATATTTCTAATTTTCTATAAACAACTTTGGTTCTCTTGATACACACCGTCCATCCAAATCTTCTAGTAAGCTCTCTGTTCTTTGGTCCCAGATGTGTTCTTCCGCCAGTATCAGTAGCGGATGAGAGCCTGGCAAGGGCAAATGATGCTGATTGGTCACATGTAATGATCAATCAATGTACTTAGCTTCTCCCCCCACTTGGTGGTGCTGGTGGCAACCGGTTAGGTGTGCGTCGGCTGCCAGAGTTGGCATCCCCATTTTCGTGGCGTCGGCCTCGACTGTCAGCACTTCTTGACCTTGTCTCATGCTGTGAACGGTCAACAGAGCCATTTGCTGCTGAGTCAAAGGCAGACTTCCAGTCCTCACCAGAGTGGCCAGGAGACCGTGGGCTACTCTCTGCAAGTAAATTTATGTCCACTCAAGGTTAGGCTCCACAATTTGCTACCCAAAAGAAAAAATAACTACTGTACAATAAATGGAAAGTACAACAAACTGGTCCACATATTTACACCAAGCAATATCGATCTAGGTATCTAACGAGTTTTTTTTGAGAGTATGGTATCTAACGAGTTAGCTGGGCTTCTAGACAAAAGTAATGAAATTGCACGTGAACTTATGAACTAAGCATCATACTAAATTGTTACTAGCTCATTATACTATACATTTCTGGACTACAATGAAAAAGGTTCTTGTTTGAAGTATAGAACTTACCAGCTCCAGAACTATCGTTCGCATATGAAGCTGCTCTATTGTCATGGATGCTGAGCTGGCGAGTGAGCTTTGACAAGAGGGATGATTGTTTTTGGTATTTTTCCCGCCTACGTTTAGCATTGTGGTCCTCTTGGAGTAGTTCTTCGATCTTTGCATTGCTTTGTGCACTAGAAGTGAGGAAATGTAACTGACTCAGCAATGAATTGTTAAAAGAAAATGCAATGACAGTGGAACAAAACATTTTCTTCTAAGTACTTTAAAATACTAGTAACACCTTTCAACAGTCACCATACAGAAGCACGAAGTGCGACAAAAAGAAAAGGTGAAGTGCATAAGTAAAAGAAGACTGCAATTTTAATAGACTTCTGCCAGAACAAAGTTTGCAAACATTCAAAAGAGCGAATACCCCATCTACAATCAGATCCAGAGGGATTAGGGGTTTATGGAACAAGATTGACGTTGAACTTAGCAGACGTGGTTCAAGATATGTAGTTAAGGAGTTAAAAGTTGAATTTCAATTTGCATAACCACAAGTCTTAAGCAAACAAGGGCACATTGTGAGTAAAAAGATGTGGTAAACAAATGATAAAGCAAGATGAGAAATACTAGTAATATACTATGCCTGCACCTGAGTGGCGCATACAAGTTATAAGTGCAAGAATACCAAAGACATAAGTGTGAGAAGCAATTAAGCACAATCAGTTTGAAGAACTCGAGCATGGATAGAGGCACTACTTCTATCAGTTTCCTCATTTCTTAGAATGTAATATGCAAAGCACCTACAGTAACTAGAAGGATCGTAAGTAGACCTTCACATAGCCAGGAACAAGAAGCATATTTAGTTGCAGTTCCATCTAGATGGTACCTCCTCCTTGTCTTTTTATACGGAATATAGTTTTGTCGAGGCATTCATGTAAATTTATTGATGTTTTTCAGGCTTTGCCCTTTTCATAGTATATTCCCTCACCTGCATTCGTGCTTAATACCTCACTAACTGCTCCCTCTCATGTTTCTAAGCTAAATTGGGGTAGCGTGGtcactcttttctttctcttggtTCCAAGGCCTTATTAATCTCTGTGCCCATCCCAAATGTGTCTTATACTTTACATAGTTTATTACAATTTTCAGTGAACCGAGGGAAAAAGGAGTGGGAGCTCATTCAAGAAGTATAACTATCCCTAATTTATTTCCGTAGAATAACAACCAACCTTATTGAGCTGTACAGTTGGTTTAGCATATCTTCTTTTGATTTCTCCACTTGGCAAAGTACAATAGCCTGGTCATGCAAAAGACAATGAACATTACTCCACGAATCGCAAGGTTCAGAGAATCAACTGAAGCTATGAGTATAAACCTTTGGAACGTTTGCGGCCAAACTGTTCAAAACAGCTTCAACATAACCACGAACTTCTTGAGACATCCATCGAAGTTCTTCTTCAGGATCAGCAGGCCTACGGGCCATTGTATCCTTAAACAGAAAAGAGTTGTAGAATGAACAGTAAAATGAGTGATCTTGTGTTGGATACGTGTAAATGAAAACACATAATAAGGCCATAGCTTTAGCCTTTAGGTAAGGTAAAAAAAACAATAGATATCCTTTAGTAGATAGCAAGAAATGAGAATTGTCCAGTTGGTAGGTGGCCTGCAAAATGACTTTGACTCCCTTAAGCACACCTTCCCTTTGTGTCCGTGTCCACATTTTTTAGACACCCAACTTTAGTCAGTCCAACTTCACATGTTTGCTTTGGGAAGTCATAAGCTGGCAGGTTCAACTGCACTTGCAACGGTTCACACAGGCTAGATGAAAGGGACGACCTTTGCATTGGCCAAGATGACAATTCTGCTAAGGCTAAAAGGTTCACACAAAAAAAATACATGTACTGAGACACAAGTGACAAGTCATGGCCAGAGCTTACAAGGGATCCATCTGAACGGCTTTGTCTCATAGAACCATCCTCAGTTGGACCCTTAACAGAGCCCCCTCTGCTTTGAATAACACCTCTTATCTTCTTGATCCATTCATTCTTGTCAGCCATACTCTCAGCCTTCAATATAACGGCACTGTGAGCTGCAAATATGAAACAAGAACATTTATAGCAACAAAAAAGACTGAAAaggatccccccccccccccccccccccccccccaccaccacccaAAAAAAAACAATGTAATGTACACGGGAACAAACCTTTTAAGACACTTTTGTAGGCAACCCTGTTAGTAATCTTAAAAACAAGACTTGGGCCTTTCTCTTGTCCATTTGCCTTCTTCGAATCCTTAGAACTCTTCGAGATCTCTTCCTCCTCTATCTCTTCCAGGTTACACTCCTAAATAATGCAGCAGATAATTCCATTAGAAACAGATCGTATCACGCTTCCCATAGCCGTGTACATGTTGTCACTGAGTTCAGATATGAATTCCAACTTTCCGCAATGAAAGAAACTGTTTAATATGTGGCTGGAAGTATACTACCTCCTTTTCAAAGTTCTATGTAACTGCAATAAACATTTAGCTTCGGCTGATAATATAGACAACATATTAAGACTGGTTGTAGAAACTATTTTCCTATTTGTCATGAAACTATTTCAGAAAATATATTTGGTACAAAATGATGGTGAAAGGTTTAAATTGGGGAACATGTTAATGTCCAGAGGGGCATCTATCAAACAGCGATTGTAGTATTCAGAATATAAGTAAGATTGACATCTAAGCACACCTCCAGGACAATGACGCCTCGAAAATGTCTCTCCTCTTGCTTCTTAGTGTATCCAAGCTGGACGGGGGAAAAGGATTATAGTAAATCATGCAAGCcatctcaaataaaaaagatgcaagccatctcaaataaaaaagatactAAAGATCAGCAACAAAAATGTCAAGAACAATTATCAAAAGTTAACATTAAGAATAATCACAATTGCAGGAAATCATAAAGTAGATTTATTAACCTTCCCACTCTTCTCGTTTAGAACAAACCACCTTTTGCTCCATTCATTATTTTTTGCACTTTTCTTCAAAAGGTAACCTGGTCAAAAAAAAATGTAACTAATTGAAGTATGACACTGGCTCCACACAGTtggaaaataaattataaaaaatatGACTAGTAACACATTACACATAAATCTGAATGCCCGCTTTGTATACAAGAGGTAAAAGGTTacataagagttatgaataagtAAAGAATTAACCAAATATATTAAATTCTTATAAAAATGGCTCATTCATTCTAATAAACTAAAATTGACAAGGCAATGAAATTTTAGAATATCTGAAGCGTTCTAGTACAGTTACATAGGAAAAAAAGCACTGCCAAATTGGTATGAGAAAATATGATGGTTATTCCACCCTATGGCACATTATCATACCTGCAGTTATTTCGCCGCCAGGCCCAGCAACCTGCAAATTTGGTCCCTCTTTTGTATCCTTATCTTGCTGATTGGATTTATCCTTCATTGATTTCAGGTTACCACCAGCTTCATCCGATCCAGTTTGGGGGCTTGAAGCCTAATGAATGAAAAAGAATGTTAACAGACACGAAAAAAACTAATACTGAGTCTAGCGGTCACTTTTTTAGTACAGCTCTTAAGTAAACAGGTTTGTGCATCCTGAGAAAAGAGGCAGAAGTCAAACCCGGTTCATCTTGGATTGTTCTGCATCTTGTCCTTTCTTAGATGATCTGTTATTTCTCAACTCATCCTCACGACGCTGTCTCTCCATTCTGCAAAACCATACCAAGACAGATGTATACTGAATGATGCATTCACATGATCATACAAATTCTGTAAAGGCCCCAGTTAGAAAATCATTTATTCATTTGAACTAAGTGAGCAGACGTTAGTTAAATGAGGAACACAGAAATGGAACCTCACTTATACAACTTACTAGCGCATCATttcattgggggggggggggggggggggggagtgaaATACTCAAGCCTTCTGCCTATTAAAATTTAGGCTGATAGTGCTATTTAGGGTTTTTTTTGTGTTTGCAAGATTTTTATGACAATAAATCAAGAATAGGAAAGAGAAGGATTGCTATATGAAATTTATACAATACATAATGACATAAATCAGGTAGAGCAGATTGTTTGCTTAAACTTGCATTACAGCATATTTAATAAAATAGGCAAGATATTTGTTTAAAGAGTACTGACCTTCTCTGTACTAACCGGATGAAGTGTTGTGGAGGAACAAAAGCTCGCTCCATATCAACAAGTGCAACCACCATCTTTTTTGCATCACTTTTGAAAGCATCTAATGCATTAGATGCAATTGCAATGACCTTAACACAGGAATGTCATGTTCAGAAATTAGGCTTAACATGAATCATAAACACAAGTAGAAAAAAGGAGGGAAAGCTGGTTACAGTAAAAGAGCAAAGGCATACCTCCCGCTTGAATGGGGGGTATCTTCCTAGTCCTGGTGTAGCATTTGCAGCAGCGTTTACTATGTCTAACAAAACTCGGTGTACCTATTGTGTTGATAGACACAATAATTAGTTAGCATATCAGAAGCTACAAATCAGTTAAAAATTTGTGGAAGTGCGATAGTCTAAAGATACAAATATATCATAACTGTTAAGTTTATCTTCACCCAAATACAGAGAAAAATCAGATCTAGACAAGTAGGTAGCTTTAACTGTATGTTTGAATTCTATCAATTAAAACATACCTCTTCAACACAGAGTCGTGATGGCTCCTTGGCCATTTCAAGAACTCCTTTTATTAAGGATCGTAAACCCTTCTCTGGAGATATCAAATAAGGTTGATAGCCATCCGCTTCCAACACAATCTAAGAAGAGAATTCCATTTACCATAGGCCAAAATAATTGCACAGTCTATAACTAAATATTGAACAGCTTTTGAATTTACCCTCTTCACGTTGTTCAAATCAAAATGCCTGTCCAATGGAAGTTGTTTGATCCTATCTGGAAATTTGCCCTCAAAACTTGCAACTATTTTCCAACCGGACCCCTTTGAGTGGAAAAAGTACAACAATCTAGTAGTCAGTTATTTCATTTGGCGACATCTTAGATATAACAAGAAAGCCACTAACAGGGCTCATCACTAACCTCACCAGAAGTAATATGAGCAAGAAATTTATCTTCGAATTCTCGACATAGCTCCAGAGCAACTGCTCTGGTTCCTTCAGCACTTTGTACCATCTGTTCTCCTAGCCTTGCAAGTTCATCTTGCACTATCTGGGATTTACCCTGAAGTCTGAAATTGAAGCAGGGTGTTTGCAGTTTAAGCATTATGAGCTAATATAAACTCAACTGGTAGATATAATAGGTGATCCGTAAAAGTTGCACAGTTCATTGGCTCAATGACTAATAGAAATTGAAAGGTGCTTTCTGGGGCAATTATCAAATTAACATTTTAGTAGTCAAGTAGAAGCTGTCGATGTATTACTTTTtcagaccggctatgttgtatggagcagaatgttggcctacaaagattcgacatgttcaacaactgagtgttgcagaaatgcgtatgttgcgatggatttacggtcacacaagaatggaccgagttcggaacgatgatatacgtgatacgtgatcgcctagaggtagcaccaattgaagaaaagcttgtccaacatcggttgaggtggtttggccatgtccaaaggagacctccagaggcaccagtgcattgtggagtcctaagccaagctaataatatgatgagaggtagaggaagaccgaaattgacatggggggaggcaataaaaagagatttgaaagcttgggatatacctagagatctatgtttgaataggagtacttggaaagcagttATTGAAGCGCCTGAAccatgacttggggctcttggtgggtttcaactctagcctaccccaacttgcttgggactgaaaggctatgttgttgttgttgttgtactttACTTTTTCACATGGCAGTCCTCTTAGCATTTGAATGTCGATCGAATAAGATgtctgacgagtggaggagaagtatattggtaccgatctacaagaataaaggggatattcaaagttgtactaattaccggggaattaagttgatgagccatactatgaagctatgggagagagttatcgagcatcgcttgagagcaataacgcgggtctctatgaaccaatttggtttcatgtccggaaggtcaaccatggaagccattttcttaataagacaagttatggagcggtatagggagaagaatgacctacacatggtttttattgacttggagaaggcttatgataaaataccaagaaatgttatgtagtgggctttggacaaacataaagtcccaacgaagtacgtcgggctcattaaggacatgtacaataatgttgtggctagtgttcgaacaagtgatggagacacggatgactttccgattaggatagaactacatcaagggtcagctttgagcccttatctgtttggcttagtgatggatgaggccacaagggacatacaaggggacattccttggtgtatgcttttcgcggacgatgtagtgctagttggtGAAAGTCGGAAAGGAGCGAATcaaaaactggagttatggcgggagactgtggagtccaaaggttttagactcagtagaactaaaactgagtatatgagatgtgacttcagcactactactcggggaggaagatattagtttggaaggtcaagtagtgcctaggaaggatacctttcgatatttaggatcaatgctacagagagacggggatattgatgaagatgttagccatagaatcaaagcaaggtggatgaagtggcgccaagcatttggtgtcctatgtgacaaaagggtaccacagaagctaaaaggcaagttttataggacgacgattagacctgctatgttgtatggtgcagaatgttgacctacgaaaagacgacatgttcaacagataaatgtcgcggaaatgtgtatgttgcgttggatttgcggtcatacaagaagggatcgagttcggaacgatgatatacgtgatagattaggggtagcaccaattgaagaaaagcttgtccaacaccggttgagatggtttggacatgtccaacggag is from Miscanthus floridulus cultivar M001 chromosome 7, ASM1932011v1, whole genome shotgun sequence and encodes:
- the LOC136467695 gene encoding dynamin-2A-like, producing MSSAAAMEAIDELVQLSESMRQAASLLADDDPSDETASRRPSTFLNAVALGSVGAGKSAVLNSLIGHPVLPTGENGATRAPIVVDLARDPGLSSKSIVLQIDSKSQQVSASALRHSLQDRLSKGASSGSGRSRSDEIYLKLRTSTAPPLKLIDLPGIDQRVMDDSTISEYAGHNDAILIVVIPAMQAADVASSRALRLAKDIDPDGTRTIGVLSKIDQAAADAKTVSCVQAILSNKGAPRAAADIEWVALIGQSVSIASAQSGSVGSDNSLEIAWRAEAETLKSILTGAPQSKLGRIALVDTIAKQIRKRMKVRLPNLLTGLQGKSQIVQDELARLGEQMVQSAEGTRAVALELCREFEDKFLAHITSGEGSGWKIVASFEGKFPDRIKQLPLDRHFDLNNVKRIVLEADGYQPYLISPEKGLRSLIKGVLEMAKEPSRLCVEEVHRVLLDIVNAAANATPGLGRYPPFKREVIAIASNALDAFKSDAKKMVVALVDMERAFVPPQHFIRLVQRRMERQRREDELRNNRSSKKGQDAEQSKMNRASSPQTGSDEAGGNLKSMKDKSNQQDKDTKEGPNLQVAGPGGEITAGYLLKKSAKNNEWSKRWFVLNEKSGKLGYTKKQEERHFRGVIVLEECNLEEIEEEEISKSSKDSKKANGQEKGPSLVFKITNRVAYKSVLKAHSAVILKAESMADKNEWIKKIRGVIQSRGGSVKGPTEDGSMRQSRSDGSLDTMARRPADPEEELRWMSQEVRGYVEAVLNSLAANVPKAIVLCQVEKSKEDMLNQLYSSISAQSNAKIEELLQEDHNAKRRREKYQKQSSLLSKLTRQLSIHDNRAASYANDSSGAESSPRSPGHSGEDWKSAFDSAANGSVDRSQHETRSRSADSRGRRHENGDANSGSRRTPNRLPPAPPSGGRS